A window from Pseudomonas sp. Tri1 encodes these proteins:
- a CDS encoding DUF4132 domain-containing protein, with the protein MQSRRPTPEQATRLAALRAFCDRALDDYPELSRYDEFELDFWDSIDFLPIADDWVRQHPQDGPKALADGFVFPTVWEDLEDRRDQQRYGLQYRLCDTWITAHPDAYALEQIGARLQHMLQFAFEDSDYPLPTDEDGPAYYRRSPDQAWAFPDVQACLNRLSNYPPTLAWQTVAEWLLDGSWNRVQPSSAPDEEPRKIADAYIYAHKEIQRIALGLLEAGRLDYPRFVRAANTWGRAMMFYSDDAGLDSDDVDLNQYADEAFDEDDSNDEATENESIDDESPQSDDIPSEEPIAVHPILASFTVRYVEDALAGLPDNAEKLADTFRLVEVYQSRWLLQALAVIERLGMTPDDFDSFGDTAAVLQCFLLLQDLPRTQSAELRAALSGFSRNTLLTALPYAGQASRVVLDALDWSDLQAFQREYLNIALAPRSGWGSDLPNTPDETVGVVDRYLLDKALAEADPDHLREYLAALEPSHWAFPETRVLLDAYQGIGRSALEKKLTRHAQPAMRIYGVLPISGPDDVRQRYLTLKKLHKEVCKYGAQRQANSHAAVQAGLENLARVAGYPSAIRLEWAMESEIAESALTAATIDGYDITLVIDGLSPTLHICKAGKTLKTAPPAIRKHADFIALKTQQTQLKEQIARFCRTLEAMMSSGESLALDELKPLLKMPAVRLLLEQLIMQADDAALGWLDTATLTVTDLEGRQHVAEKHLRIAHPFHLFTAGQLSAWQKEVVTHRRVQPFKQAFRELYLLTPAERDTGLWSNRFAGHRLKGKVAARLLQVRNWSTSSVEDIYYESKEHGIYAMFNFLDTGHYLSETEHFTFDTIAFYRDQKAIPLEQVPPLLFSEIMRDADLLVSVAHAADGYSTSNETLQRRAELVGELIQGLGLRNVKCEGNFLFITGQRANYRIHLGSAAIHIEPGNYLCIVPAGSSSTEFYLPFADTDKKMAEVLSKMFLLLDDLNITDSLILEQIQRTDIPGAGHAIDA; encoded by the coding sequence ATGCAATCACGCCGTCCTACGCCCGAACAAGCCACACGCCTCGCTGCGCTGCGAGCATTTTGTGATAGGGCGCTGGATGACTATCCCGAGCTCAGTCGATATGACGAATTCGAGCTCGACTTCTGGGACAGCATCGACTTCCTGCCCATAGCCGATGACTGGGTCAGGCAGCATCCCCAGGACGGGCCCAAAGCATTGGCTGATGGTTTTGTGTTCCCGACCGTTTGGGAGGATTTGGAGGACCGCCGCGATCAACAACGCTATGGCCTGCAATATCGACTCTGCGATACGTGGATCACGGCTCACCCCGATGCCTATGCACTGGAGCAGATCGGCGCGCGACTGCAGCACATGCTGCAATTTGCCTTCGAGGACAGTGACTATCCATTGCCTACTGACGAAGATGGCCCTGCCTATTACCGAAGAAGTCCGGACCAGGCCTGGGCCTTCCCCGACGTTCAGGCCTGCCTCAATCGCTTGAGTAATTACCCGCCCACCCTGGCCTGGCAGACCGTCGCCGAATGGTTGCTGGACGGCAGCTGGAACCGCGTGCAGCCCTCTTCTGCGCCTGATGAAGAACCAAGGAAAATCGCCGACGCGTATATCTACGCGCACAAGGAAATCCAGCGCATTGCGCTGGGCCTGCTGGAAGCGGGCCGCCTCGACTACCCTCGCTTCGTCCGGGCGGCCAATACCTGGGGCCGCGCCATGATGTTCTACTCAGACGATGCCGGACTGGACAGCGATGATGTGGACCTGAATCAGTACGCCGATGAAGCGTTCGATGAGGACGATTCAAACGACGAGGCCACGGAAAACGAAAGCATCGATGATGAGTCGCCGCAGAGCGATGACATCCCCTCTGAAGAACCCATTGCAGTGCATCCTATACTGGCGAGCTTCACCGTTCGTTACGTCGAGGACGCCCTGGCTGGACTGCCCGATAATGCTGAGAAGCTGGCTGACACCTTCCGTTTGGTAGAGGTATATCAGTCCCGCTGGTTGCTGCAGGCCCTGGCGGTGATCGAACGACTGGGCATGACGCCGGATGACTTCGATAGCTTCGGCGATACGGCTGCGGTGCTCCAATGCTTTCTACTGCTTCAGGATTTGCCCAGGACCCAATCAGCAGAGCTGCGCGCGGCGTTGTCCGGCTTTTCAAGAAATACCCTGCTCACCGCCCTGCCCTACGCCGGACAAGCCAGTCGAGTGGTGCTCGACGCGCTCGATTGGAGTGATCTGCAAGCCTTCCAGCGTGAATACCTGAACATTGCCCTGGCACCTCGGTCCGGCTGGGGCAGCGACCTGCCCAATACGCCGGATGAAACCGTGGGTGTGGTGGACCGTTACCTGCTGGACAAGGCCCTGGCCGAAGCCGACCCAGACCACCTGCGCGAATACCTCGCGGCACTCGAACCCTCGCACTGGGCGTTTCCCGAGACCCGTGTGCTACTCGACGCCTACCAGGGCATCGGCCGATCGGCGCTGGAAAAGAAATTGACCCGCCACGCACAGCCGGCCATGCGCATTTATGGCGTACTGCCCATCTCGGGTCCGGACGACGTACGCCAGCGCTATCTGACGCTCAAGAAGCTGCACAAGGAGGTGTGTAAATACGGAGCTCAACGACAGGCCAACTCCCATGCAGCGGTGCAGGCAGGCCTGGAAAACCTGGCGCGTGTCGCCGGTTACCCCTCGGCGATTCGCCTGGAATGGGCCATGGAATCGGAGATCGCCGAATCCGCCCTGACGGCCGCCACCATCGATGGCTATGACATCACGCTCGTCATCGACGGCTTGTCGCCCACGTTGCACATCTGCAAAGCCGGCAAGACACTCAAGACCGCACCGCCTGCGATTCGCAAGCACGCCGACTTCATCGCCCTCAAAACGCAGCAAACCCAGCTCAAGGAACAGATCGCCCGCTTCTGCCGCACCCTGGAAGCAATGATGAGCAGCGGCGAAAGCCTGGCGCTGGACGAGCTGAAGCCGCTGTTGAAAATGCCCGCGGTTCGCCTGCTGCTGGAACAGCTGATCATGCAGGCCGACGACGCTGCGCTGGGCTGGCTCGACACCGCGACGCTGACGGTGACAGACCTTGAAGGCCGCCAACACGTCGCTGAAAAGCACCTGCGTATTGCTCACCCCTTTCATCTGTTCACGGCGGGACAACTGTCGGCCTGGCAGAAAGAAGTGGTCACCCATCGCCGCGTGCAGCCGTTCAAACAGGCCTTTCGCGAGTTGTACCTGCTGACACCTGCCGAGCGAGACACTGGCTTGTGGTCCAACCGATTCGCCGGCCATCGCCTGAAAGGCAAAGTAGCCGCCCGGTTGCTGCAGGTCCGCAACTGGTCGACCTCAAGCGTCGAGGACATCTATTACGAAAGCAAAGAACACGGCATCTACGCCATGTTCAACTTTCTGGACACCGGCCATTACCTTTCGGAAACAGAACACTTTACCTTCGACACGATTGCGTTCTACCGCGACCAGAAAGCCATCCCCCTTGAGCAAGTACCGCCGCTGCTGTTCTCGGAAATCATGCGTGACGCCGACCTGCTGGTTTCCGTGGCCCACGCCGCAGACGGCTACAGCACCAGCAACGAAACCTTGCAACGACGCGCCGAACTGGTCGGCGAGTTGATCCAGGGTCTGGGGTTACGAAACGTTAAATGCGAAGGGAATTTTCTATTCATTACCGGCCAGCGTGCGAACTACCGCATCCATCTGGGCAGCGCAGCCATCCATATTGAACCCGGCAACTACCTGTGCATCGTGCCTGCCGGCAGCAGCTCTACGGAGTTCTACCTGCCGTTCGCCGACACCGACAAGAAAATGGCCGAGGTGCTGAGCAAGATGTTTCTGCTGCTGGACGACCTGAACATCACCGACAGCCTGATACTGGAGCAGATACAGCGCACGGATATACCGGGAGCCGGGCACGCCATCGACGCCTGA
- a CDS encoding OprD family porin, giving the protein MTTLLTRGALFPILGLLPLATASAEGFIDDSKLKLQLRNVYFNENFRDENGMSARAARTAKSERTEWAQGLLLDYQSGFTPGTIGFGVDALGLLGVKLDSGRGRSGTGLLPVHDDGRAADEFASAGMTAKARLAKTTLKYGTLLPKTPVLVYNDARLLPQTYQGTQITSSDIDNLTLTGGHLERFKLRDSSNSMPIVPDGYGGDESGDFSYAGADYKLGKNIRLSYFYGELENFYRQNFVGIQHDLPLGAGVLTSDLRYFNSVDSGSAYGGKIDNDMLSGSLSYAVVGHTLSAGYQTLSGEAGLPYISGATVYSFSNVGIGKFIEEDEKTWMLGYGYDFARLGVPGLTFSTRYLSGNDGNSNTTVKEWERDAEIAYVVQQGTFKGVGVKLRNYVYRSDFSRGRDSNRIYFTYDIALW; this is encoded by the coding sequence ATGACCACTTTGCTTACCCGCGGGGCTTTGTTTCCAATCCTTGGCCTGTTGCCCCTGGCCACGGCCAGCGCCGAAGGCTTTATCGACGACAGCAAGCTCAAGCTGCAATTGCGCAACGTCTACTTCAACGAAAATTTTCGCGATGAGAACGGTATGAGTGCGCGAGCGGCGAGGACCGCCAAGAGTGAGCGCACCGAATGGGCCCAGGGCTTGCTGCTGGATTACCAGTCAGGCTTTACGCCGGGCACCATCGGCTTCGGGGTCGATGCCCTGGGGCTGCTCGGGGTCAAGCTCGACTCCGGGCGTGGCCGCAGCGGCACCGGCCTGCTACCGGTGCATGACGACGGCCGCGCCGCCGACGAGTTCGCCAGCGCGGGCATGACCGCCAAGGCCAGGTTGGCCAAGACCACGCTCAAATACGGCACCTTGCTGCCCAAGACCCCGGTGCTGGTCTACAACGATGCGCGGCTGTTGCCCCAGACTTACCAGGGCACCCAGATCACTAGCAGTGACATCGACAACCTTACCCTCACCGGCGGGCATCTGGAGCGCTTCAAGCTGCGGGATTCGAGCAACAGCATGCCCATTGTGCCCGACGGCTACGGTGGCGATGAGTCCGGTGACTTCAGCTATGCCGGCGCCGACTACAAGCTTGGCAAGAACATCCGCCTGAGCTACTTCTATGGCGAGCTGGAGAATTTCTATCGACAGAACTTTGTTGGTATCCAGCATGATCTGCCCCTGGGCGCCGGGGTGTTGACCAGCGACCTGCGCTACTTCAACAGCGTCGATTCGGGCTCGGCCTATGGCGGCAAAATCGACAACGACATGCTCAGCGGATCGCTGTCCTACGCCGTTGTCGGCCACACATTGAGTGCTGGCTACCAAACCCTCAGCGGCGAGGCGGGCCTGCCTTACATCAGCGGAGCCACGGTGTACTCCTTCAGCAACGTCGGGATCGGCAAGTTCATCGAGGAAGACGAGAAGACCTGGATGCTCGGTTACGGCTATGACTTCGCTCGCCTCGGTGTGCCCGGCCTGACGTTTTCCACTCGCTACCTGAGTGGTAATGACGGCAACTCCAACACCACGGTCAAAGAGTGGGAGCGTGACGCCGAGATTGCCTATGTGGTGCAGCAGGGCACGTTCAAGGGGGTGGGGGTGAAGTTGCGAAACTACGTCTATCGCTCGGACTTTTCCCGTGGCCGTGACAGCAATCGGATCTACTTCACCTACGATATCGCCCTCTGGTAA
- a CDS encoding HD domain-containing phosphohydrolase, which produces MFSKINAESRIVIIDDVATNLRLLDSCLRAVGLNNITTFSDSGEGLDWLLSNAWDLLLLDLDMPAPDGFEILDRLSTRDRTESPVIIVTALNDQQNRRKGLEKGANDFISKPIDLPEVLLRVRNCLELAQAAKLLRDVNAELERKVELRTAQLASSYKAISSSLSRAASYRDDDTGHHIVRIGESAALLAKAIGMPAQWCELMRMAAPMHDVGKIGIQDVILQKPGALTPQERTIMQEHARIGYEILHDPEGSPLTDLAAEIALSHHERWDGTGYPKGLRGKEIPLSARIVAICDVYDAIRMPRAYKQAWDIESSRRFIIEQAGSHFDPFLVDIFCNLFDEVDRLRLADAREG; this is translated from the coding sequence ATGTTTTCCAAAATAAATGCTGAAAGCAGGATCGTCATTATCGACGATGTGGCCACCAATCTGCGGCTTCTGGATTCCTGCTTGCGAGCCGTGGGCCTGAATAACATCACGACATTCAGCGACTCTGGCGAAGGACTGGACTGGCTGCTTTCGAACGCCTGGGACCTGCTGTTGCTGGACCTGGACATGCCCGCGCCCGATGGTTTTGAAATCCTTGATCGCCTCAGTACACGCGACCGCACTGAGTCACCGGTCATCATCGTAACGGCCTTGAATGATCAGCAGAACCGGCGAAAAGGACTGGAAAAGGGCGCGAACGACTTCATCTCCAAACCCATAGATCTACCCGAAGTGCTGCTCCGGGTGCGAAATTGCCTGGAGCTGGCGCAGGCGGCGAAGCTGCTGCGCGACGTCAATGCTGAACTCGAGCGCAAAGTGGAGTTACGCACGGCCCAGCTGGCTTCCAGCTACAAGGCCATCAGCAGCAGCTTGAGTCGAGCCGCCAGCTATCGCGACGACGACACGGGGCACCACATTGTCCGTATTGGCGAGTCTGCTGCGTTGTTGGCCAAGGCCATCGGCATGCCCGCTCAATGGTGCGAGCTTATGAGGATGGCTGCGCCGATGCACGATGTGGGAAAAATCGGCATTCAAGATGTCATTCTGCAAAAGCCTGGCGCTCTGACGCCGCAAGAACGGACGATCATGCAGGAGCATGCGCGCATTGGTTATGAAATCCTGCATGACCCAGAGGGTTCGCCGTTGACGGACCTGGCCGCGGAAATTGCCCTGTCCCATCACGAACGCTGGGATGGCACGGGCTACCCCAAGGGCTTGCGGGGTAAGGAGATCCCGTTATCCGCAAGGATTGTGGCGATATGTGATGTGTATGACGCCATAAGGATGCCTCGAGCCTATAAACAGGCTTGGGATATCGAGAGTTCGAGGCGATTTATCATCGAACAAGCGGGTTCCCACTTCGATCCTTTCCTGGTGGACATCTTTTGTAATCTCTTTGACGAAGTAGATCGCTTACGCCTGGCCGATGCGCGAGAGGGCTGA
- a CDS encoding VOC family protein — protein MRIIPYLIFDGRCKEAFALYKDVLGGELFSMSFAEAPEETGMPKDPNLIMHTCLTVGNFSLMASDCPPGQPYRKPQGVSVSLNVDSVEEAERLFNGLSAGGSVHMPLAKTFWAERFAMFEDRFGIAWMVNYEGQK, from the coding sequence ATGAGAATAATCCCTTACCTGATCTTCGACGGCCGCTGCAAGGAAGCCTTTGCGTTGTACAAGGACGTGCTTGGCGGCGAGCTGTTTTCCATGTCCTTTGCCGAGGCCCCCGAGGAAACCGGCATGCCCAAGGATCCCAACCTGATCATGCACACCTGCCTGACGGTGGGCAATTTCAGCCTGATGGCTTCCGACTGCCCGCCAGGCCAGCCGTATCGCAAGCCACAAGGCGTGTCGGTTTCCCTCAATGTCGACAGCGTGGAGGAGGCCGAGCGGCTGTTTAACGGCTTGAGTGCGGGGGGCAGCGTGCATATGCCCTTGGCGAAGACCTTCTGGGCGGAACGCTTCGCCATGTTCGAAGACCGTTTCGGGATTGCCTGGATGGTCAATTACGAGGGGCAGAAATAA
- a CDS encoding citrate:proton symporter, with amino-acid sequence MLALLGLAMVVVFTFLIMTKRLSPIVALTVVPIVFAVIGGFGGTTGKMMLDGLKMVAPSAALLLFAILFFGLMIDAGLFDPLIRKILKRVNGDPMKIAVGTALLSLLVALDGDGTTTYMITCAAMLPLYKRIGMNPMILATISMLSLSIMSGMTPWGGPATRAIAALGLDAGEYFVPLLPTMIGGAMWVVFTAFLLGRTERKRIGNVQLQSGGGDCYIKAIIEDTPHKRPKLAYVNLLLVIAVMVALVMGIMHSAILFLIGFVLALMINYPQLDIQKERILAHSGNAMTVVLLVFAAGIFAGIFSGTKMVDALAQTLVDWIPPSWGHLFPLVVAITSMPLTFVLSNDAYYFGVVPILANAAAAYGIDPVEIARASILGQPVHLMSPLVASTLLLVGMVDRDLGDFQRATVKWAVLTSVVITALALLTGALTLFS; translated from the coding sequence ATGCTCGCTTTACTTGGCTTGGCCATGGTGGTGGTCTTCACCTTCCTGATAATGACCAAACGCTTGTCACCGATCGTCGCCCTGACGGTTGTGCCAATAGTCTTTGCAGTGATCGGCGGTTTCGGTGGTACCACCGGCAAGATGATGCTGGACGGCTTGAAGATGGTCGCGCCATCGGCGGCACTGCTGTTGTTCGCGATCCTGTTTTTCGGCCTGATGATCGACGCCGGTCTGTTCGACCCGCTGATCCGCAAGATCCTCAAGCGGGTCAACGGTGATCCAATGAAAATCGCTGTGGGCACCGCGCTGTTGTCGCTGTTGGTGGCGCTGGACGGCGACGGCACGACGACTTACATGATCACCTGTGCTGCGATGTTGCCGCTGTATAAGCGCATCGGCATGAACCCGATGATTCTGGCGACCATTTCCATGCTCTCCTTGAGCATCATGAGCGGCATGACGCCTTGGGGCGGCCCGGCGACCCGCGCGATCGCAGCGCTAGGCCTGGATGCCGGTGAGTATTTCGTGCCCTTGCTACCGACGATGATCGGCGGCGCGATGTGGGTGGTGTTCACAGCATTCCTGCTGGGCCGTACCGAGCGCAAGCGCATTGGTAACGTCCAGCTGCAAAGCGGCGGTGGTGATTGCTACATCAAGGCGATTATCGAGGACACACCGCACAAACGCCCGAAATTGGCCTACGTCAACCTGCTGCTGGTGATCGCGGTGATGGTCGCGCTGGTGATGGGGATCATGCATTCGGCGATCCTGTTCCTGATAGGTTTCGTCCTGGCGCTGATGATCAACTATCCGCAACTGGATATTCAGAAGGAACGTATTCTGGCCCATTCGGGCAACGCCATGACCGTCGTCCTGCTGGTGTTTGCCGCCGGCATCTTCGCCGGGATTTTCTCCGGTACAAAAATGGTCGATGCGCTGGCGCAAACCCTGGTCGACTGGATTCCGCCTTCCTGGGGCCATCTGTTCCCGCTGGTGGTTGCAATTACTAGCATGCCGTTGACCTTCGTACTGTCCAACGATGCCTACTACTTCGGTGTCGTGCCGATCCTGGCCAATGCCGCGGCGGCCTACGGGATTGATCCGGTGGAAATTGCCCGGGCCTCCATCCTCGGCCAGCCGGTGCACCTGATGAGCCCGCTGGTGGCCTCGACCCTGTTGCTGGTGGGTATGGTTGACCGTGATCTCGGTGATTTCCAGAGAGCCACCGTCAAATGGGCTGTGCTCACCTCTGTGGTGATTACCGCGCTGGCCCTGCTGACCGGGGCGCTGACGCTGTTTTCCTGA
- a CDS encoding YciI family protein — protein sequence MRFMVIVKASPESEAGEMPGEQLLAAMGAYNEELVKAGVMLAGEGLHPSAEGVRVQFSGKDRTLIHGPFAQTKELIAGFWIFKVQSLQEAIDWVKRCPNPMVSDSEIEIRQIFELEEFGETFTPELREQEERLRAQMSGQS from the coding sequence ATGCGATTTATGGTGATCGTCAAAGCCAGTCCGGAATCGGAAGCTGGAGAAATGCCTGGCGAGCAACTGCTTGCCGCCATGGGCGCCTACAACGAAGAGCTGGTCAAGGCCGGGGTGATGCTCGCCGGTGAAGGCCTGCATCCGAGTGCCGAGGGCGTGCGCGTGCAGTTTTCCGGTAAGGACCGAACGCTGATCCATGGACCCTTTGCGCAAACCAAGGAGCTGATCGCCGGCTTCTGGATTTTCAAGGTCCAGTCATTGCAAGAGGCCATTGACTGGGTCAAACGCTGCCCGAACCCGATGGTCAGTGACAGTGAAATCGAGATCCGCCAGATCTTCGAACTCGAGGAGTTTGGCGAGACCTTTACCCCGGAATTGCGCGAGCAGGAAGAACGCTTGCGGGCGCAGATGTCCGGTCAATCATGA
- a CDS encoding LysR family transcriptional regulator: MEYELQDIRSFVKIAELGSFHEAADALHLSQPALSRRMKKLEEGLGTALLDRTTRKVSLTSVGRDFLPKARRLLDDFDDSILNIRELAERQIGRVTLACIPTAAFYFLPSVIRLYNERYPKIRIRLLDLSANEGLEAVLRGEADFGINMMSGQHPDIEFVPLVNEPFVLACRRDHELAGRSSVSWSELSDYRLIGVGRLSGNRMLLDHALSGLSWRPQWFYEVQHLSTSLGLVEAGLGVSAMPSLAMPAVDHPTLVSVPLVDPVVNRSLGLVYRRGASLSPAAEKFVSILLEQWEH, translated from the coding sequence ATGGAATACGAACTCCAGGACATACGATCTTTCGTGAAAATCGCTGAACTTGGCAGTTTCCACGAGGCAGCCGATGCGCTGCACCTGTCTCAGCCAGCCCTGAGCCGACGGATGAAAAAACTGGAGGAAGGCCTGGGGACAGCCTTGCTCGATCGCACAACCCGCAAGGTCAGCCTGACGAGTGTCGGCCGTGACTTCCTGCCCAAGGCACGGCGCTTGCTGGATGATTTCGATGACTCGATCCTCAACATCCGCGAGCTGGCGGAGCGGCAAATCGGCCGGGTCACCTTGGCTTGCATCCCCACTGCCGCTTTCTATTTCTTGCCTTCGGTGATCCGCCTCTATAACGAGCGCTACCCAAAAATCCGCATCCGCCTGCTCGACCTCAGTGCCAACGAGGGGCTTGAGGCGGTGCTGCGCGGCGAAGCCGATTTCGGCATCAACATGATGAGTGGCCAGCACCCGGACATCGAGTTCGTGCCCTTGGTCAACGAGCCGTTCGTTCTGGCGTGTCGACGTGACCATGAACTGGCCGGGCGCAGCTCGGTAAGCTGGTCTGAACTCAGCGATTACCGTCTTATCGGCGTGGGTCGTCTTAGCGGCAACCGAATGTTGCTGGACCATGCTTTATCGGGCTTGAGCTGGCGCCCGCAATGGTTCTACGAAGTGCAGCACCTTTCGACATCGCTCGGCTTGGTTGAAGCAGGGCTTGGAGTATCGGCGATGCCGAGCCTGGCAATGCCCGCAGTGGATCATCCAACGTTGGTGAGCGTGCCATTGGTCGACCCTGTGGTGAACCGCTCGTTGGGCCTGGTTTACCGGCGCGGCGCATCGCTATCGCCGGCAGCGGAGAAATTTGTCTCCATACTGCTTGAGCAGTGGGAGCACTGA
- a CDS encoding dicarboxylate/amino acid:cation symporter has protein sequence MGDAMKVVKSLYFQIICAVLLGVLVGHFWSQQAIALKPLGDAFIKLIKMMIAPVVFCTIVTGIAGMSDKRSLGRLLSKTMLLFLVLTVISLIIGLVSVYLFKPGAGMNIDPTQLSTRGLSQYTDSAAKLGVVDFFMHIIPDTFIGAFNKGEVLPVLFIAVLSGFALSSLGERGKPVLDVLESASHMVFKIFSYLMRFAPIGAFGALAFTVGQYGITSLGSLAKLIMTLYIACAFFVFVVLGGICRAHGFSLWKLLRYLREEFLVVLGTSSTEPVMPRMLEKLQALGCKKGVVGLVLPTGYSFNLDGTAIYLSLAAIFIAQACNIDLTLTQVITMLAIMLLSSKGAAGVTGSGFVALASTLTVIHDIPLAGLALLIGIDRFMSEARALTSLASNAVATVVISLSENACDREVLLQTLDGKSSSTQTQATDQAWDGTQVAKHI, from the coding sequence ATGGGTGATGCCATGAAAGTTGTTAAATCGCTCTACTTCCAGATCATCTGTGCCGTGCTGCTGGGCGTGTTGGTCGGGCACTTCTGGTCGCAACAGGCAATTGCCTTGAAGCCGCTGGGTGATGCCTTCATCAAGCTGATCAAGATGATGATCGCGCCGGTGGTGTTCTGCACCATTGTCACCGGCATCGCCGGCATGAGCGACAAGCGCTCGCTGGGCCGCTTGTTGAGCAAGACCATGCTGCTGTTCCTCGTGCTGACGGTGATCAGCCTGATCATCGGCCTTGTGTCGGTCTACCTGTTCAAGCCCGGTGCAGGCATGAACATCGATCCGACCCAGTTGAGCACCCGAGGCCTGTCGCAGTACACCGACTCCGCAGCGAAACTGGGGGTGGTGGATTTTTTCATGCACATCATCCCCGACACCTTTATTGGCGCCTTCAATAAAGGCGAGGTACTGCCGGTGCTGTTTATCGCGGTGCTCAGCGGCTTTGCCCTGTCGTCCTTGGGTGAGCGCGGCAAGCCAGTGCTGGATGTACTGGAATCGGCTTCGCACATGGTGTTCAAGATATTTTCTTACCTGATGCGCTTCGCTCCAATCGGCGCCTTCGGTGCCTTGGCCTTCACCGTTGGGCAGTACGGCATCACGTCGCTGGGCTCGCTGGCCAAGCTGATCATGACCTTGTACATCGCCTGTGCCTTCTTCGTCTTCGTGGTGTTGGGTGGCATTTGCCGTGCACATGGCTTCAGCCTGTGGAAGCTGTTGCGTTATCTGCGCGAGGAGTTCCTGGTGGTGCTGGGGACTTCCTCGACCGAACCGGTGATGCCGCGGATGCTGGAAAAGCTCCAGGCCCTGGGTTGCAAGAAAGGCGTCGTGGGGCTGGTCCTGCCAACCGGCTACTCGTTCAACCTCGACGGTACGGCGATCTACCTGTCGCTGGCTGCGATCTTCATTGCCCAGGCCTGCAACATCGACCTGACGCTGACCCAGGTCATCACCATGCTGGCGATCATGCTGCTGTCTTCGAAAGGTGCCGCCGGGGTGACTGGCAGCGGGTTCGTCGCCCTGGCCTCGACCCTGACGGTCATCCACGACATTCCCCTGGCCGGCTTGGCCCTGTTGATCGGGATCGACCGATTCATGTCCGAAGCGCGGGCGCTGACCAGTCTGGCGAGCAACGCAGTCGCGACGGTGGTGATCTCCCTCTCGGAGAATGCCTGCGACCGCGAAGTACTGCTGCAGACCCTGGATGGTAAATCCTCCTCGACGCAGACCCAGGCAACGGACCAAGCCTGGGATGGCACGCAGGTCGCCAAACACATCTAG
- a CDS encoding 4-oxalomesaconate tautomerase, translated as MQRIPCVLMRGGTSKGPVFLAWDLPVAIAERDELLLNLMGSGHELEIDGIGGGSPQTSKVAIVSPSLHPDADVDYLFVQVMVSQRRVDTAPNCGNMLCAVGPFAIEQGLVKPTGDLTRVRIRNLNTGTFVNSEVQTPEGKVSYEGDTAIDGVPGTAAPVQLTFLDAAGSKTGKLFPTGQTQDLIDGIPVTCIDMAMPMMIVQASQLGKRGDESPAELDADKAFLQRLEALRLKAGLAMGLGDVSDKVIPKPVLVSPAKSGGTVQVRYFMPHNCHRALAITGSIGLATACVTEGSVVAQLLGTVSEPRLQQVRIEHPSGGIDVVLSYTGEKGETIRASVVRTARRLFSGFVYAPASHRLAG; from the coding sequence ATGCAGCGAATTCCTTGTGTACTGATGCGCGGTGGTACTTCCAAAGGGCCGGTTTTCCTCGCCTGGGATCTGCCGGTTGCCATCGCCGAACGTGACGAGCTGCTGCTCAACCTGATGGGCTCCGGCCATGAGCTGGAAATCGATGGCATCGGTGGCGGCAGCCCACAAACCAGCAAAGTGGCAATCGTCAGCCCGTCGTTGCACCCAGATGCGGATGTCGACTATTTGTTCGTCCAGGTCATGGTCTCCCAGCGCCGGGTCGATACCGCCCCCAACTGCGGCAACATGCTTTGCGCCGTTGGCCCGTTCGCCATTGAACAGGGGCTGGTCAAGCCTACCGGCGACCTGACCCGCGTACGTATCCGCAACCTCAATACCGGGACCTTCGTGAACTCCGAGGTGCAAACCCCCGAAGGCAAAGTCAGCTATGAAGGTGACACCGCCATCGACGGCGTGCCCGGTACAGCCGCTCCGGTGCAACTGACCTTTCTCGATGCAGCCGGCAGCAAGACGGGGAAACTCTTCCCAACCGGGCAAACCCAGGATCTGATCGACGGCATCCCGGTGACCTGTATCGATATGGCGATGCCGATGATGATTGTCCAGGCCAGTCAGCTTGGTAAGCGCGGCGATGAAAGCCCCGCCGAACTGGACGCCGATAAAGCCTTCCTGCAGCGCCTGGAAGCCTTGCGATTGAAAGCCGGCCTGGCCATGGGCCTGGGTGATGTCAGTGACAAGGTCATTCCCAAGCCGGTGCTGGTGTCTCCGGCCAAGTCCGGCGGGACGGTCCAGGTGCGTTATTTCATGCCGCACAACTGTCACCGCGCCCTGGCTATCACCGGTTCCATCGGCCTGGCCACCGCATGCGTGACCGAGGGTAGCGTCGTCGCACAGTTGCTCGGCACCGTCAGTGAGCCGCGCTTGCAACAGGTTCGTATCGAACACCCAAGCGGCGGTATCGATGTCGTACTGTCCTACACCGGCGAAAAGGGTGAGACCATTCGAGCCTCGGTGGTGCGTACTGCGCGCAGGCTTTTCTCAGGTTTTGTCTACGCCCCGGCTTCCCACCGGCTAGCTGGATAG